A stretch of Imperialibacter roseus DNA encodes these proteins:
- a CDS encoding HU family DNA-binding protein: protein MSTIPFYVTEKGEPGKLGGGTPTYHPALLPRRKATEADVMEHLQSTYGIHRSDYKRLTMALQETIVYLLQDHNHIELGELGFIDLTVRSTGEDDPAKVTAHNITKPTLHLRFSEVINRAIKLLKFEKADAGLLKKAGKIHAKKR from the coding sequence ATGTCAACCATCCCCTTCTATGTCACCGAAAAAGGCGAGCCCGGCAAACTCGGCGGCGGTACCCCCACCTACCACCCCGCCCTGCTGCCTCGCAGAAAAGCCACCGAAGCCGACGTAATGGAGCACCTGCAAAGCACCTACGGCATCCACCGCTCCGACTATAAACGGTTGACCATGGCCCTGCAGGAAACCATCGTGTATCTGCTTCAAGACCACAACCATATTGAACTCGGCGAGCTGGGTTTTATTGACCTGACTGTGCGCAGCACTGGCGAAGATGATCCTGCCAAAGTGACGGCACACAACATCACCAAACCCACCCTGCACCTACGGTTCAGCGAGGTCATTAACAGGGCCATTAAGTTATTGAAGTTCGAAAAAGCCGATGCCGGCCTCCTTAAAAAAGCGGGGAAAATACATGCAAAGAAAAGATGA
- a CDS encoding zinc-dependent metalloprotease, which yields MKRLLPLMLAAALAIGFGTANAQKSKKKNKGKDTEKVAPAKKDDDKDKGPKPYAKFIDSTFTTSKGLMTVHQKKDKYYFEIPEALFGKELMAITRYTKTAAGGDVFGGEEVNEQVVRWEKGPDDNILLRSITYVMMSPDSLSPMFRAVDNSNAAPIIGAFKIEALKKDSVYVIDVTSTFDGDNQAFSVDPRTKQEYNISSLKKEASFIERISTYPTNTEIRTIKTFGVNPPKRESGPSTGPRTTYFPASVGVGVVTLELNTSFVLLPSNPMRKRPFDYRVGYFYNQYSLFEEESQKADEDIFAVRWRLEPKNADDAARQKNGELIEPKKPIVYYIDPATPEKWRPFLKQGVDDWNIAFEAAGWKNAIRGEYWPEDDSTMSLEDARYSVIRYFAADIQNAYGPNVHDPRTGEIIESHIGWYHNVMRLLRNWYMIQAAAVDPDARSKEFSDELMGQLVRFVSSHEVGHTLGLRHNMGASSATPVEKLRDKDWVVQNGHTSSIMDYARFNYVAQPGDGVTDLFPRIGDYDVWAIKWGYSYFGDDITEEQAKATLNTWTKEAYKNRRLWFGTEISPYDPRYQTEDLGDNAMKASDYGIENLKRLMPSLIEWSAEDGEAYKELEEIYRNVLSQYRRYMGHVIKNVGGIYDSPKTYDMEGPVYEVVPKALQKDAINFLSKQLFTTPTWLMDQSVLNKIKPESGVESLSALQEYGVTRLLEGDRLVRLIETSAQSPNNYSVNDLFTDLSASILSEVRSRSNITVNRRNLQKIYVDELIKLLEPGDVTVRSIPNGAGYAFDTRKVDLDQTDVPSLARGHLERIKGWLSSAATGSADQVSKYHMADLRKRIEQALDPR from the coding sequence ATGAAACGATTACTTCCGCTCATGCTGGCAGCTGCGCTAGCTATTGGTTTTGGCACCGCCAACGCTCAGAAATCCAAGAAAAAGAACAAAGGCAAAGACACGGAAAAGGTGGCGCCCGCCAAAAAGGACGATGACAAAGACAAGGGCCCGAAGCCTTATGCAAAGTTCATCGACAGCACTTTTACCACAAGTAAAGGTTTGATGACTGTTCACCAGAAGAAAGACAAGTATTACTTCGAAATTCCAGAGGCGCTTTTCGGCAAGGAGCTGATGGCGATTACCCGCTACACAAAAACTGCCGCTGGCGGCGATGTGTTTGGTGGTGAAGAGGTAAACGAGCAAGTAGTAAGGTGGGAAAAAGGCCCCGACGACAACATCCTGCTGCGCTCCATTACCTATGTGATGATGAGCCCCGACAGCCTGAGTCCCATGTTTCGTGCCGTGGACAACTCCAATGCAGCGCCTATCATTGGCGCATTCAAAATAGAAGCACTGAAGAAAGATTCTGTCTATGTAATTGATGTGACATCGACTTTTGATGGCGACAATCAAGCCTTTTCGGTTGACCCGAGAACGAAGCAGGAATACAATATCTCCAGCCTCAAAAAAGAAGCCTCGTTCATTGAAAGAATATCGACTTACCCGACCAATACAGAAATTCGCACGATAAAGACCTTCGGCGTCAATCCACCCAAGCGGGAGTCGGGGCCGTCGACAGGGCCACGCACCACCTATTTCCCGGCCTCGGTGGGGGTGGGAGTGGTCACGCTTGAATTGAACACCTCGTTTGTACTGCTGCCTTCCAACCCTATGCGGAAGCGACCATTCGATTACAGGGTTGGTTATTTCTACAACCAGTACTCGCTGTTTGAAGAGGAGTCGCAAAAGGCCGATGAGGATATTTTCGCAGTTCGCTGGAGACTGGAACCAAAAAATGCCGACGATGCAGCCAGGCAGAAGAATGGCGAGTTGATTGAACCAAAAAAGCCCATTGTCTATTACATCGACCCTGCCACGCCAGAGAAATGGCGTCCATTCCTTAAGCAGGGCGTCGACGACTGGAATATTGCTTTTGAGGCTGCCGGGTGGAAAAATGCCATCAGGGGAGAATACTGGCCCGAAGACGACTCGACAATGAGCCTGGAGGACGCCCGCTACTCGGTGATCAGGTATTTTGCCGCCGATATCCAGAATGCCTATGGCCCTAATGTGCACGACCCACGGACGGGCGAAATCATCGAAAGCCATATTGGGTGGTACCACAATGTGATGCGCCTGCTGCGCAACTGGTACATGATACAAGCGGCGGCGGTCGATCCAGACGCACGCTCCAAAGAGTTTTCCGATGAGCTGATGGGGCAGCTGGTTCGCTTCGTGTCGTCACATGAAGTGGGACATACACTAGGCCTCCGCCACAACATGGGCGCCAGCTCCGCCACGCCGGTGGAGAAGCTGAGAGACAAAGATTGGGTAGTGCAAAACGGCCATACCTCGTCCATCATGGATTACGCCCGGTTCAACTACGTGGCGCAGCCTGGTGATGGGGTCACGGATTTGTTCCCCAGAATAGGTGACTACGACGTTTGGGCGATCAAGTGGGGCTATAGCTACTTCGGCGACGACATAACAGAGGAGCAGGCAAAGGCGACGCTTAACACATGGACTAAAGAAGCCTATAAAAACCGCAGGCTGTGGTTTGGCACGGAAATAAGTCCTTATGATCCCCGCTACCAGACAGAAGACCTGGGCGACAATGCCATGAAGGCGTCGGATTACGGCATTGAGAACCTGAAAAGACTGATGCCATCGCTCATTGAATGGAGCGCTGAGGATGGAGAGGCTTATAAGGAACTGGAAGAAATTTACAGGAACGTGCTGAGCCAGTACCGTCGCTACATGGGCCATGTGATCAAGAACGTTGGTGGTATTTACGATTCGCCGAAAACCTACGACATGGAAGGTCCTGTGTACGAAGTGGTGCCAAAGGCGCTGCAAAAAGACGCCATCAACTTCCTGAGCAAACAACTGTTTACTACGCCCACCTGGCTGATGGATCAGTCGGTGCTGAACAAAATCAAGCCGGAGTCTGGCGTGGAGTCGCTGTCGGCGCTGCAGGAGTACGGCGTTACAAGACTGCTGGAAGGCGACAGGCTGGTGCGGTTGATTGAAACCAGCGCTCAGAGCCCTAACAACTATTCTGTGAATGACCTGTTCACCGATCTTTCTGCCAGCATTTTGTCGGAGGTTCGGTCACGCAGCAACATCACGGTCAATCGTCGTAATCTGCAGAAGATTTATGTTGACGAGCTGATCAAGCTGCTGGAGCCGGGTGATGTGACTGTTCGCTCTATCCCCAATGGCGCTGGCTATGCTTTCGATACCCGCAAGGTTGACCTGGATCAGACTGATGTGCCTTCGCTGGCGAGGGGACATTTGGAGCGCATCAAAGGATGGCTAAGCTCAGCGGCTACCGGTTCTGCGGATCAGGTAAGCAAATACCACATGGCTGACTTGAGGAAACGCATTGAGCAGGCGCTGGATCCGAGGTAA
- a CDS encoding carboxypeptidase-like regulatory domain-containing protein: MKNLIWICGFIWSLAFPNMSFGQQISGIVLSGEEQAPLPGANVLLVNTTIGTSTDVEGKFTLKGVPAGRFTLMVSYVGYENLTVEIPIEGVSAYRLVLKPDPNFLEEVTVQERRPKKQQWLHHLALFTKYFVGEGEFAAACTITNPEVLHFDKSGNKLSAHATEPVVIENKALGYVIHYYLEYFDFDMAHYRINYDGYPAFKEMTPESEEQKTAWLQAREEAYKGSMMHFMRAFHSKRLVEEGFVLRSIEEEVNLKQEVRQVAAVGDTTVTYPQVFNKKHAEFYTQRYSSIMDTVNSTPELPLLSFDKILEVRYVGKKESYKYQRARRASSQVGYDRPLTSFLTLLKPSVSVQSDGQFFSSKDIYCQGYWTWELMANALPLDYYPSGPTSIIDY; encoded by the coding sequence ATGAAGAACCTCATTTGGATTTGCGGGTTTATTTGGAGCCTTGCCTTCCCCAATATGTCTTTTGGCCAGCAAATCAGTGGGATAGTACTAAGCGGCGAGGAGCAGGCTCCACTGCCTGGAGCCAATGTGCTGCTGGTGAACACCACTATAGGAACATCGACAGATGTGGAGGGTAAGTTTACGCTGAAGGGAGTGCCAGCCGGCCGCTTTACGCTCATGGTGAGTTATGTTGGGTATGAAAACCTTACAGTAGAAATACCGATTGAGGGGGTCAGTGCCTACCGACTTGTCCTCAAGCCCGACCCCAATTTTCTTGAAGAAGTAACTGTGCAGGAACGCCGCCCCAAAAAACAGCAGTGGCTGCACCACCTGGCCCTGTTCACTAAATACTTTGTAGGAGAAGGCGAGTTTGCTGCAGCATGCACCATTACCAATCCTGAGGTGCTGCACTTTGACAAATCAGGTAACAAGCTGAGCGCCCATGCCACTGAGCCTGTCGTCATCGAAAACAAGGCGCTGGGGTACGTGATCCATTACTACCTGGAGTATTTCGACTTTGACATGGCTCACTACCGGATCAATTATGATGGCTACCCGGCATTCAAAGAGATGACACCAGAAAGCGAAGAGCAAAAAACAGCCTGGCTACAGGCAAGGGAGGAAGCCTATAAGGGGTCGATGATGCACTTTATGAGGGCTTTTCATAGCAAAAGGCTTGTGGAAGAAGGGTTTGTGCTGAGGTCGATTGAGGAAGAAGTGAACCTCAAACAGGAAGTAAGGCAGGTGGCCGCCGTGGGTGACACCACCGTTACCTACCCGCAGGTTTTCAATAAAAAACATGCGGAATTCTACACCCAGCGCTACTCGTCGATCATGGACACTGTCAACTCTACGCCAGAACTACCTTTGCTGTCGTTCGACAAAATATTGGAAGTGAGGTACGTTGGCAAAAAAGAATCGTACAAGTACCAGCGGGCAAGACGGGCCTCCTCACAAGTTGGCTACGACAGGCCGCTTACGTCTTTTTTGACGCTACTTAAGCCTTCCGTCAGTGTGCAATCCGACGGCCAGTTCTTTTCATCGAAGGACATCTATTGCCAGGGCTACTGGACATGGGAACTAATGGCCAATGCCCTGCCGCTGGACTACTACCCTAGCGGCCCCACATCCATTATTGACTACTGA
- a CDS encoding L,D-transpeptidase Cds6 family protein codes for MRRFTNFVAAGFITLIIFSCGTSPRSTEARNPETAVAEVASAAVSNIEEELFNVIQDWVKSQNQGDFEKYKSFYAASFSGVKRAGANEYKYDVKGWLKDRERMFQKEMNVEARYLLINYHQAPYRVNFQQLWQSGSFSDYGPKLVKIDSVDGKLKIVSEEMLTSRVMATSNDTYDALAHRNFYIREGTNIFLNQSFEPADIIKTTKKCADFSSEYGLCVKIHQHAINQADLPDTLLSLLDRKVMLGNISSDRLSNGFTDEFRTVREELVDSLPGIFLPAGIFDIRYDWRGGDSKFTDFRSSLHLSAEGESDIERGQWAYVSDTEPIIFTKQEIRDIDLKAKYSSMLDSIDQSDLLLFTANGLKFLVSSHYESACGEVSYHNVRLWNVTREDAPLFVTNLPDLPAMILDLDKDDDLDILYEGQFFNDPSSYIRWEMPYYGLQGQDTVFLSCGC; via the coding sequence ATGAGAAGATTCACCAATTTTGTTGCTGCTGGGTTTATTACCCTGATCATATTCTCCTGTGGAACTAGCCCCCGATCAACAGAGGCAAGAAATCCCGAAACGGCCGTCGCAGAGGTTGCCTCAGCCGCAGTAAGTAATATCGAAGAGGAGCTATTCAATGTGATCCAGGATTGGGTAAAGTCACAAAATCAGGGAGATTTCGAAAAATACAAATCCTTCTATGCAGCCTCGTTTTCAGGAGTGAAAAGAGCAGGTGCCAACGAATACAAGTACGACGTCAAAGGCTGGCTGAAAGACAGGGAGCGCATGTTTCAGAAGGAAATGAATGTTGAAGCACGCTATCTGCTCATCAATTATCATCAAGCGCCGTACCGGGTCAACTTTCAGCAGCTTTGGCAAAGTGGCAGCTTTAGTGATTACGGACCAAAACTAGTAAAAATCGACAGCGTGGATGGAAAGCTGAAAATCGTTAGTGAAGAAATGCTGACTTCCAGGGTAATGGCCACCAGCAATGATACCTACGATGCCCTGGCACATCGCAATTTCTACATCCGTGAGGGAACCAACATCTTTTTAAATCAATCTTTCGAACCAGCAGATATTATAAAGACCACCAAAAAATGCGCTGACTTCTCTAGTGAATATGGTTTGTGTGTAAAAATTCACCAACATGCCATTAATCAAGCTGACTTACCTGACACCCTTTTGAGCTTACTAGATAGAAAGGTCATGTTGGGTAATATTAGTTCTGATCGACTCTCCAATGGCTTCACCGATGAATTCAGAACGGTCAGGGAAGAACTAGTAGACAGCTTGCCTGGGATATTTTTGCCAGCGGGCATATTTGATATCAGGTACGATTGGCGTGGGGGAGACTCAAAGTTTACCGACTTTCGTTCGTCTCTCCATTTGAGTGCCGAAGGAGAATCAGATATTGAAAGAGGGCAATGGGCATATGTATCGGATACTGAGCCGATCATTTTTACCAAACAAGAAATTAGAGACATTGACTTGAAAGCAAAGTACTCTTCCATGCTTGACAGCATCGATCAGTCGGATTTGCTTTTGTTCACTGCCAATGGATTGAAGTTTTTAGTCTCCTCCCATTATGAGAGTGCCTGTGGCGAGGTGAGCTATCACAATGTCAGGCTTTGGAACGTCACCAGAGAAGATGCGCCGTTGTTCGTAACAAACCTACCAGATTTACCAGCTATGATCCTTGACCTGGATAAAGACGATGACTTGGATATTTTGTACGAGGGACAGTTTTTCAACGATCCTTCATCTTATATACGATGGGAAATGCCCTACTACGGGCTTCAAGGGCAGGACACGGTTTTTCTTAGCTGTGGCTGCTAG
- a CDS encoding zinc-binding alcohol dehydrogenase family protein has protein sequence MKAAVIFQPGPPENFVAEERPTPKPGANQVLVAIKAFGLNRSELMTRKGFSPSVRFPRVLGIECVGEVMEDPSGEFQKGQQVAACMGEMGRAYDGSYAEYAVLPKSNLFSFSSTLPWEQLGAIPEMFHTVHGSLHSALQIKKGEILLIRGGTSSIGLLAVQVANNAGLTVIATTRNPKKKQLLFDNGATHVIIDDGAINEAVRKLFPEGVHRALELVGATTLRDTLACVRPQGIACMTGMLSEQWSIKEFAPMDYVPATVCLTTFDSGQLLSSKEAFQAFIKDVETGAVRLPVGKVFRLDQIIEAHQLMESNGAGGKIVVLP, from the coding sequence ATGAAAGCAGCAGTCATATTCCAACCAGGCCCTCCTGAAAATTTTGTGGCCGAAGAAAGGCCAACGCCGAAGCCCGGAGCCAATCAGGTGCTTGTTGCCATAAAAGCCTTTGGACTCAATCGGTCGGAACTGATGACCCGCAAGGGTTTTTCGCCATCGGTTCGGTTTCCTCGTGTGTTGGGGATTGAATGCGTTGGCGAAGTAATGGAAGATCCCTCTGGTGAATTTCAGAAAGGCCAGCAGGTTGCTGCCTGCATGGGTGAAATGGGCAGGGCTTATGATGGAAGCTATGCCGAATACGCTGTGCTGCCGAAGTCCAACCTTTTTTCATTTTCAAGCACCTTACCATGGGAACAACTGGGTGCCATCCCCGAAATGTTCCACACTGTTCACGGCTCTCTGCATTCAGCTTTACAGATCAAAAAGGGAGAGATACTTTTGATCAGGGGAGGTACTTCATCTATAGGCTTGCTGGCTGTACAGGTGGCCAATAATGCGGGGCTGACAGTAATTGCCACCACCAGGAATCCAAAAAAGAAGCAGCTGCTGTTTGACAATGGAGCTACTCACGTGATTATCGACGATGGCGCCATTAATGAAGCTGTCAGAAAACTCTTTCCCGAAGGAGTGCACAGGGCACTGGAATTGGTGGGAGCGACCACTTTGAGAGATACGCTCGCCTGCGTTAGGCCTCAGGGTATTGCCTGCATGACGGGCATGCTGTCAGAGCAATGGTCGATAAAAGAATTTGCACCCATGGACTATGTGCCAGCTACTGTTTGCCTGACCACTTTCGACAGCGGACAACTGCTAAGTTCTAAGGAGGCCTTTCAGGCTTTTATAAAAGACGTCGAAACTGGCGCTGTCCGCCTCCCCGTTGGCAAAGTGTTCAGGCTTGATCAGATCATAGAAGCCCATCAATTGATGGAAAGCAATGGGGCAGGGGGCAAAATTGTGGTTCTGCCATAA
- a CDS encoding helix-turn-helix domain-containing protein, translating into MENSESLEEFYRRKFEWLPENIRKDIGHFNMFDLEPFVAGKATAIPYRRRDFYKIMLVKGSGRVHYADKVVEVKKQALSFSNPKIPYKWEHLDKLGGGVYCIFNPTFFTQFGQFAHYEVFQPNSDHIFELTDEQAEQVSGVFERIRSEFNSDYKYKYDAIRNLIFELLHFALKLQPISQIDAQPLNASNRISMLFTELLERQFPIDDSHLSISLRTASEFADQLNVHVNHLNRAVKETTQKTTSQVIADRLLQEAMVLLRHSAWSVSEIAFSLGFKEVTHFNNFFKKHTETSPLKFRKV; encoded by the coding sequence ATGGAAAATTCAGAGAGTTTAGAAGAATTTTATCGCCGCAAGTTTGAATGGCTGCCTGAGAACATCCGGAAGGATATCGGGCATTTCAATATGTTCGACCTCGAGCCTTTCGTGGCAGGCAAAGCAACGGCTATCCCCTACCGCAGGCGGGATTTCTATAAGATCATGTTGGTGAAGGGAAGCGGCAGGGTGCATTATGCCGACAAAGTGGTGGAGGTAAAAAAGCAGGCGCTGTCGTTCTCTAACCCAAAAATACCCTATAAATGGGAGCATCTCGACAAGCTAGGTGGTGGAGTGTATTGCATTTTCAATCCCACCTTTTTTACTCAGTTCGGTCAATTTGCGCATTATGAGGTATTTCAACCCAACAGCGACCACATTTTTGAGCTAACAGATGAGCAAGCTGAGCAGGTCAGCGGTGTGTTTGAACGAATCCGCAGTGAGTTCAACTCCGACTATAAGTACAAATACGATGCGATAAGGAACCTGATCTTCGAGCTGCTGCACTTTGCCTTGAAGCTTCAACCCATCTCGCAAATAGATGCACAACCGCTCAATGCTTCCAACAGAATCTCAATGTTGTTCACTGAGCTGCTGGAGCGCCAGTTCCCTATCGACGATTCTCACCTGTCGATTAGCCTGCGTACTGCCTCCGAATTTGCCGATCAGCTCAACGTGCATGTGAACCACCTCAATCGGGCAGTGAAAGAAACCACGCAGAAAACCACTTCACAAGTCATTGCCGACCGGCTCCTACAGGAAGCAATGGTGCTACTGAGGCATAGCGCCTGGAGTGTTTCTGAGATCGCCTTTTCGTTAGGCTTCAAAGAAGTAACGCACTTCAACAACTTCTTCAAGAAGCATACGGAGACCAGTCCGCTGAAATTCAGAAAAGTTTGA
- the yiaK gene encoding 3-dehydro-L-gulonate 2-dehydrogenase yields the protein MRIPSGQMQEVLYQLFIKYQFSEEKALVLAKAHTDSTLSGVNSHGINRVPLFINYIEKGLIKVDAEAEKAETFGSIERWDGHFGSGVINATKCTNRAIELAKLHGMGLVALRNTNHWMRGGTYGWQAAEAGCISILFTNTQPNMPPWGGRDSRTGNNPFVVSIPRQQGHVVLDMALSQFAFGKINDYKLKGEKLPFPGGWDDNDDLSNDPEKILAKERGLPIGYWKGSAMSMILDMLATLLSAGDSTYRVSLREYEIGISQVFLCIYPEVFNDKSLQEKLLNEIIDYTHNVEPMQPGNSTFYPGERALQTRASNLKDGIPVSDEVWQTVLELLG from the coding sequence ATGCGCATACCATCAGGGCAAATGCAGGAAGTGCTCTACCAGCTGTTTATCAAATACCAATTTTCGGAAGAAAAAGCCCTTGTTCTGGCGAAGGCGCATACCGACAGCACACTCTCCGGCGTCAACTCACATGGCATCAACCGGGTGCCCCTTTTCATCAACTATATAGAAAAAGGGCTGATAAAAGTGGACGCCGAAGCCGAAAAAGCGGAAACTTTTGGCAGCATCGAAAGGTGGGATGGTCACTTTGGTTCCGGCGTCATTAATGCGACAAAGTGCACGAATCGGGCCATTGAGCTGGCCAAGCTACATGGCATGGGGCTGGTAGCGTTGCGCAACACCAATCACTGGATGCGAGGGGGCACCTACGGCTGGCAGGCTGCGGAAGCCGGTTGCATTTCTATTCTCTTTACCAATACGCAGCCCAACATGCCTCCCTGGGGCGGTAGAGACAGCCGAACAGGTAACAATCCCTTCGTCGTGTCCATACCACGACAGCAGGGGCACGTGGTGCTGGACATGGCCTTGTCTCAGTTTGCTTTCGGCAAAATCAACGACTACAAACTCAAAGGCGAGAAGCTACCGTTTCCCGGAGGCTGGGACGACAATGACGACCTATCGAACGACCCTGAAAAAATCCTGGCAAAGGAACGTGGGTTGCCCATAGGCTACTGGAAGGGATCTGCGATGTCGATGATCCTTGACATGCTGGCCACACTGCTGTCGGCAGGAGATTCCACCTACAGGGTAAGCCTGAGGGAGTATGAAATTGGCATTTCGCAGGTGTTTCTGTGCATCTACCCTGAAGTATTCAACGACAAAAGTCTGCAGGAAAAACTCCTCAACGAAATCATCGACTACACGCACAATGTGGAACCTATGCAGCCGGGTAACAGCACCTTCTACCCTGGGGAACGGGCATTGCAAACCAGGGCCAGCAATCTCAAAGATGGGATACCCGTCAGCGACGAAGTTTGGCAAACTGTGCTGGAGCTGCTGGGATAG
- a CDS encoding REP-associated tyrosine transposase — MGFAYTIKEQGAAHFVTFTVHQWVDVFTRKEYVDLLLESLKYCQVNKGLEVFGWVIMSNHCHLIIRARNLNLSDVIRDLKKFTAKAIYKAIESNPKESRRGWLLRVLSHNGKIWFWEEGYHGEEITSQNFFDTKLRYLHQNPVKAGIVEKEEEYLHSSCRDYYGIREEGIPLVHFG; from the coding sequence ATGGGTTTTGCCTATACAATCAAAGAGCAGGGTGCTGCTCATTTTGTGACTTTCACAGTCCATCAGTGGGTCGATGTTTTTACCCGGAAGGAGTATGTTGATCTGCTTCTCGAAAGTTTGAAGTATTGTCAGGTGAACAAAGGTTTAGAAGTTTTTGGTTGGGTGATAATGAGCAACCATTGTCACTTAATAATTCGAGCCCGAAATCTGAACTTGAGCGATGTTATCCGTGATCTTAAGAAATTTACTGCTAAGGCTATTTATAAAGCAATTGAATCGAATCCCAAGGAAAGTAGAAGAGGCTGGCTTCTTAGGGTCTTAAGCCATAACGGAAAGATATGGTTCTGGGAAGAGGGCTATCATGGCGAAGAGATAACATCACAAAATTTCTTTGATACGAAGCTTCGTTATTTACATCAAAACCCGGTTAAGGCAGGTATTGTAGAAAAGGAAGAGGAGTACCTGCATAGTAGTTGTCGAGATTATTATGGAATAAGGGAAGAGGGCATTCCGCTCGTACATTTTGGGTAA
- a CDS encoding family 16 glycoside hydrolase — protein MKKRVSIAIAYGAFIFAANAQIIKFEGRELEPVNVNASVVRLNGEQALKIERDMKALPLDFDNMISTVDEPTFLKLSDTDFSDGTIEVKVLSRLLPEAPPFARGFIGVAFRIGDDNSVFESIYIRPTNGRVEDQQRRNHTVQYFSYPGYKFAELRKPEYGGQYETYADIGLNEWITMRIEVVGSQAKLYLNDQQYPSFVVNSMLGKPTHGAVGLWVEVGTEGYFKDIKVSK, from the coding sequence ATGAAAAAGAGAGTATCGATAGCCATAGCTTACGGGGCATTTATTTTTGCAGCGAATGCCCAAATTATCAAATTTGAAGGCAGGGAGCTAGAACCTGTGAATGTGAACGCTTCTGTTGTCAGACTAAATGGCGAACAAGCCTTGAAGATAGAGCGTGATATGAAGGCGCTGCCCCTTGATTTCGACAATATGATTTCAACTGTAGACGAACCTACCTTCTTGAAATTATCAGACACTGATTTCAGCGACGGCACTATCGAAGTGAAAGTACTCAGCCGCTTGTTGCCAGAAGCACCACCATTTGCCAGGGGATTTATTGGTGTTGCTTTTCGGATTGGGGATGATAATTCGGTTTTTGAGTCCATTTACATCCGGCCAACTAATGGCCGGGTAGAAGACCAACAAAGGCGCAATCACACTGTACAATATTTCTCTTATCCAGGCTACAAATTCGCAGAGCTCAGAAAACCCGAGTACGGCGGCCAGTACGAAACCTATGCCGATATCGGACTGAACGAATGGATTACCATGCGTATTGAAGTCGTTGGTAGCCAGGCAAAGCTCTACCTCAATGATCAGCAGTATCCTTCTTTTGTGGTCAACAGCATGCTGGGCAAACCAACCCATGGGGCTGTTGGATTGTGGGTGGAAGTAGGTACCGAGGGTTATTTCAAAGACATTAAGGTGTCGAAATAA
- a CDS encoding GNAT family N-acetyltransferase has product MTERGHIKLRTATIQDLPLLLHWDEQPHVIASDPDDEWEWASELKKTPPWREQLIAELDGRPIGFIQIIDPEKEESHYWGDVQPSLRAIDIWIGEQADLGKGHGTEMMKQAINRCFDHPEVTAILIDPLASNVAAIRFYERLGFQFVEDRAFDTSHCKVYQLTRELWPTIS; this is encoded by the coding sequence ATGACTGAAAGAGGCCATATAAAGCTCAGAACAGCCACCATACAAGACCTCCCGCTCCTGCTGCACTGGGATGAACAACCGCATGTAATAGCCTCCGACCCCGACGATGAGTGGGAATGGGCAAGCGAGCTGAAGAAAACGCCTCCCTGGCGGGAGCAGCTCATTGCAGAGCTTGACGGCAGGCCCATTGGTTTTATTCAAATTATCGATCCTGAAAAGGAAGAATCACACTATTGGGGCGATGTGCAGCCCAGCCTTCGGGCCATTGACATTTGGATAGGTGAGCAGGCCGATCTCGGCAAGGGACACGGCACCGAAATGATGAAGCAGGCCATCAACCGTTGTTTCGATCATCCCGAAGTAACGGCCATTCTGATCGACCCACTGGCGAGCAATGTCGCTGCTATCCGCTTTTATGAGCGCCTCGGCTTTCAGTTTGTGGAAGACCGGGCCTTCGACACCAGCCATTGCAAGGTGTATCAGCTAACGAGGGAGCTCTGGCCAACAATATCCTGA